In Synechococcus sp. PCC 6312, one genomic interval encodes:
- a CDS encoding CBS domain-containing protein: MDIVLCHVTADFDTLGAAAGLAYLHPGTRIVLTGGAHPRVRDFLAVYRDEFPIIAARAVEPRRIQKLWIVDTQARQLLGSATSWLEQPTVEIVVYDHHLGQESDLPPHQAIIEPVGATSTLISEILQAQGIALTPSIATVLALGIHADTGSLTFAATKPRDAAALAWLLQQGANQLTIQEFAGAGLERDLQPLLNEGLAQLQQETIQGYRLSWVLLETPNYLPGLSSLVSALVSASESDFCLLGHCYRWQAVGCHLAIIGRSQIPGLDLAQLFQPLGGGGHAQAAAVTVKTPDPQTVLKTLWSQIKAAIPAAPTAQILMSAPVRTIRPESPIDQAQRVLLRYGHSGLSVVTDGGDLVGVISRRDLDIALHHGFGHAPVKGYMKKPVRTINPETPLNEIQRLMVTYDIGRLPVVDSQRGLVGIVTRTDVLRQLYQLHRPKQPVDQPPHHLPADWLTGFPPGLGEILVTAATLAQTHGWQLYLVGGAVRDYFLRLQDTSYTSAVREFDLVVDGMDQMQQTGAGVVLAQALQAQYPETELQVYGRFQTAALHWPHGSQHSRFAVDIATARSEFYPYPAAHPEVTASSIRQDLYRRDFTINALAIRLTSPQAGELLDFFGGWQDLKTKQIRVLHPNSFIEDPTRIFRAVRFAVRLGFQLDPGSQDLIQSALTSGVFDAMPQREQKRPSLQSRLRNELRYILQLQMGPTDCFPGEKALRQLAQLNALQCLHPKIMLPPDLWGRLSWAWTCLQTYGSPSERQGAWEILLTVLLAALSPISPISDLENLPLRMAQQLHLSGPAQARLAGLPHHLALLAGLMTTSPRPSQLCQAWDALNLDNLILLASQTPPAQGLIEQYLNQWRDFTPPLSGHDLQQLGYPRGPIFAEILKALRIACLDGVVTSPEAALAWLSVYFPLT; the protein is encoded by the coding sequence GTGGATATTGTTCTGTGTCACGTCACCGCAGATTTTGATACGTTGGGGGCAGCGGCCGGATTAGCCTATCTTCATCCAGGGACACGGATTGTTTTAACGGGTGGGGCCCATCCGCGGGTGAGAGATTTTCTGGCTGTGTATCGGGACGAGTTTCCCATCATTGCCGCCCGCGCCGTCGAGCCACGCCGGATTCAAAAACTTTGGATTGTCGATACTCAAGCCCGGCAACTCTTGGGCAGTGCAACATCTTGGCTAGAGCAACCCACCGTTGAAATTGTTGTTTATGATCATCATCTTGGCCAAGAGAGTGATTTACCCCCACATCAGGCGATTATCGAACCTGTAGGAGCCACCAGTACCCTCATTAGCGAAATTCTCCAGGCCCAGGGAATTGCCTTAACGCCTTCAATCGCAACGGTTTTAGCTCTGGGAATCCATGCCGATACGGGGTCTCTCACCTTTGCCGCGACTAAGCCTCGGGATGCGGCGGCCTTGGCCTGGTTATTACAGCAAGGGGCGAACCAACTCACCATTCAAGAGTTTGCCGGGGCTGGCCTGGAACGGGATTTACAGCCGTTATTGAATGAGGGTTTAGCCCAACTCCAACAAGAAACGATTCAGGGCTATCGGCTCAGTTGGGTCCTCCTAGAAACACCGAATTACTTGCCGGGGCTATCCTCCTTGGTTTCAGCCTTGGTCAGTGCCAGTGAAAGTGATTTCTGTTTGCTGGGCCATTGTTATCGTTGGCAGGCAGTGGGGTGTCATTTAGCGATCATCGGCCGGAGTCAAATCCCTGGCTTAGACCTGGCCCAACTCTTTCAACCCCTCGGTGGGGGTGGCCATGCCCAGGCCGCGGCCGTAACCGTCAAAACCCCTGATCCCCAAACCGTTCTCAAAACCCTCTGGTCGCAAATCAAAGCTGCCATTCCCGCCGCCCCCACAGCCCAAATTTTGATGTCCGCCCCGGTTCGCACCATTCGTCCCGAAAGTCCCATTGACCAGGCCCAGCGGGTGTTATTGCGCTATGGCCATTCAGGCTTATCAGTCGTCACAGATGGCGGTGATTTAGTGGGTGTGATTTCCCGGCGCGACTTGGATATTGCCTTACATCATGGGTTTGGTCACGCACCAGTGAAAGGATATATGAAAAAGCCTGTCCGTACCATTAACCCCGAAACTCCCCTGAACGAGATTCAACGCTTAATGGTCACCTATGACATTGGCCGGCTTCCTGTAGTAGATTCACAGCGGGGCCTGGTGGGCATTGTCACCCGGACTGATGTTCTCCGCCAACTCTATCAACTCCATCGCCCGAAGCAACCTGTGGATCAACCGCCCCATCATTTACCCGCTGACTGGTTAACTGGATTCCCACCTGGCCTGGGAGAGATTTTAGTCACCGCCGCGACCCTAGCCCAAACTCACGGCTGGCAGTTATATCTAGTCGGTGGGGCCGTGCGAGATTACTTTTTACGGCTTCAGGATACAAGCTACACCTCAGCAGTCCGAGAATTTGATCTAGTGGTGGATGGGATGGATCAGATGCAACAAACTGGAGCCGGAGTTGTCTTAGCCCAGGCCTTGCAAGCCCAGTATCCCGAAACGGAACTCCAAGTCTATGGACGATTTCAAACGGCGGCTCTCCATTGGCCCCACGGATCGCAACATTCGCGCTTTGCCGTTGATATTGCTACGGCCCGCAGTGAGTTTTACCCCTATCCCGCCGCCCACCCGGAAGTGACCGCCAGTTCCATCCGCCAAGATTTGTACCGCCGGGATTTTACGATTAATGCCCTGGCCATTCGGCTAACATCACCCCAGGCCGGAGAACTCTTAGACTTTTTTGGCGGTTGGCAGGATTTAAAAACTAAGCAAATTCGTGTTTTACATCCCAATAGCTTTATTGAAGATCCAACTCGGATTTTTCGGGCTGTCCGCTTTGCCGTCCGCTTAGGATTTCAGTTGGATCCAGGCAGTCAAGACCTGATTCAATCTGCCCTGACCAGTGGAGTGTTTGACGCCATGCCACAACGGGAGCAAAAACGGCCCTCCCTCCAAAGTCGCCTCCGCAACGAACTGCGCTATATTTTGCAACTCCAGATGGGCCCAACCGATTGCTTTCCTGGGGAAAAAGCTCTGCGACAATTGGCTCAACTCAATGCGCTTCAATGTCTCCATCCCAAAATTATGCTTCCCCCAGATTTATGGGGCCGGTTATCCTGGGCCTGGACTTGCCTCCAAACCTACGGATCCCCAAGTGAGCGACAGGGGGCCTGGGAAATCTTACTAACGGTATTACTCGCTGCCTTAAGCCCAATCTCACCGATCTCGGATCTGGAAAATCTCCCCTTGCGGATGGCCCAACAACTTCACCTCTCTGGCCCCGCCCAGGCCCGTTTAGCCGGTTTACCCCATCACCTCGCTCTCTTGGCCGGACTCATGACAACATCCCCTCGACCGAGCCAACTTTGCCAGGCCTGGGATGCCTTAAACTTAGACAACTTAATCCTGTTAGCCAGTCAAACTCCCCCCGCCCAGGGGTTAATTGAACAATATTTAAATCAGTGGCGAGATTTTACTCCTCCTTTATCCGGCCATGACCTCCAGCAATTAGGGTATCCTCGCGGCCCGATCTTTGCTGAAATCCTCAAAGCTCTACGAATTGCCTGTTTAGATGGAGTTGTCACATCCCCAGAAGCAGCGTTGGCCTGGTTGTCTGTCTATTTTCCCTTAACTTAA